GCGCGAGTGGAGCGTGAGCCCCCTGCTCGAACGCAACCTGACCAGCCCCACCCTCTCTCCCGACGGCCGCTGGCTGGTGTACGTCCCGGTCGAACGCTCCGTGCAGCAGGTGGGACCCGGCTTCGCCGCGCGGGCCGCCCCCCATCTGGAGGCCATCCGGGTGGACCGCCCTGACGCGGTCCCGGTGCCGCTGGCGCTCGACCTGCCGGGGCAGACCGGGCAGCCGGTCTTCGCGCGCGATGGGCGCTCGCTGTACGTGGTGCAGTTCTTCACCGACTCCAACGCGGACGGAGTGATTGACGCCAGCGACAGCGGGGTGCTGTTCCGCGTGCCTTTCGCCACCGAGCAGGACGACGCGCCCGAGCGGGCCGCCGCCTCCAGCCCGGATCAGCTCACCAGCGAGGGCTGGAACTGCGAGTACCCGGCCCCCGCGGCCACGACCCTGCTCGCGACGTGCGCCCGCGACCGCTCGCTGGATGTGTATCAGCTGCCGCTGGATGGCCAGGTTCCCAGCGACTGGGACGTGCCCCGGCTCAACGAAGAGCTGGGGATGGTCGGCAAGCGCGCGGATCAGCTCCTGCTCTACCGCCAGCGCCTGCTGCGCGAAACGCGGCCCAAGCCCCGCCGACTGCTGATGATGCGCCTGAGCCAGCTCCACCTGGCCTTCGAGGACTTCGACGCGGCGGACTTCTACGCCCGTCACATGACCGCGGTGGATGACCCGGCCACCGCGGGGCTCTCCGAGCCGCTGCGGATCCTCATCGCGCACCGGCGCGACATGAAGGAGCGCGAGCGGGGCCGGATGCTGGATGAGCTGAGCGAAGCCGAGGAGCAGCGCATGGCCGCGCTGGATCCCGCCAAGGCCCCCAGCCCTCCCTCCGCCGTGTTCCGGCATGTGGTGCGCAGCGAGCTGGCGGAGGCCGACGGAGACTTCACTCGGGCGCGTCAGGAGTTGGAGGCGGCCCAGGTGACGGACACCACGCCGCGCGCGGTGCTGGAAGCCTGGTTCGAACGGGCGGACGGGCTGTACCGCAAGCTCGACGACCGGGAGGCCCTGGTCGAAGCAGGCCGTCGGCTCTCCACGAACAAGGTCTTCCGGGACGACGACCAGCTCGACTTCGCCCGCGCCGCCGTGCGCGCCCTGTACCGGGGGCGCACGTACGCGGAGGCGGACGCCGCGATGGCCCAGGCGCTCGCGGCGGCGCCAGCCGGATCCGCCTATGCCTTCGCGCTGGAGCTGGGCCGGCACGTCAATGCGTTGCATGAGGAGCGGCCCCCGCGCCCTGTCCGGGATGCGCTGATTGCCTTCTACCGTCAGCAGACGGACCCCTTGCGCCGGCGGGCCCTGGTGCAGGACGCCGTGGAGCGCGCGGCGGGACTGGGCGCGGACGGAGTGCTGGAGGCCCTGGCGACGGTCTACGTCGAGGACGCGCCGGCCGGCACCGAGGAGCGCCGCCGGGCCGAACGGTTGTTCCGCCGCGCGATGATGGGGCGCGCGTATCGCCGCATGGGGAGGCAGCGGTGGGAGGAAGCGCGCGCGGACTTCGACCTGGTGACGCGGCGGACAGGCTCCCTGGAGAGCGCCGTGGAGTCCATGAGCCTGCGGCTGCGGGCCGGCGTCAGCCCCGAGGTGGTGGAGAAGGAGGTCACCACCACCTCCGCGAAGATGGCCGGGCCGCTCGCGCACTTCGTGAAGGCCTATGTCATCGCGCGCCAGCTGCCGAAGCTGGAGGACGACCGGGCCCACGCCCAGGCCGTGGCCGCCGCCGTGAAGGAGCTGCGAGCCGCGTGGCCGGAGCTCAAGAACCAGCGCGCGGTGCGGGCCCTCTACGGCGCCATCCAGCACGAGGACTTCCTGCGCGGCCACGACCCCGCGGCCGCCGAGCGCGCCAACCGTCACTACATGGTGGCCCTGGACCTGGTGCGCAACAACGTCCGCTACAAGGCGATGGTCCTCGGCGCGCTGGGGCTGCTCCACACGCAGGTGGGCAACTTCCACATCGCCCTGGGCTACCTCGACCAGCGGGACAAGCTGCCCTACGTGGAGAACGGAGCGGGGCTGGCGGTGTCCCTGGCCCGCGCCCGGGCGCTGCTGCACGTCGGCCGGGAAGCGGAGGCCGCGCAGGCCGCGGATCAAGCCCTGGCCATGGTGGACGCCACGCCCAAGCAGGCCCGGTTCCTCCCCCTCGCGTTGGACCGCGCGGCGCTCTCCAACCTCGCCGCGGGCCGGTTCGAGCGCGCGCTGACGCTCTACGACCGGGAGCTGCCCGCAGTGGAGGCAAGTCCCCGCGACGCGGAGGGGCTGCGCAACCGGCTGGTGGTGCGTCTGGCCCGCTGCGCCGCGGCGCTGGGCGCGGGTCAGCCCCAGCGGGCCTTGGAGGACCTGGATCAGGTGGACCGGGACCTGGGGACCCCCGCGGTCCGGGCGACGCTGACGTGGGCGCGCGCCACGCCCGAGCACGTCCAGCGGGCCTACCGCATCATCGCCGCGGGCCTGCGCGCCAACGCGGAGGCCCGGCTCGGCAGGCTGGACGCCGCGGCCCGTGCGCTGGAGCAGCGGCGTGCGCTGTTTTTGGAGCAGTTCGACGCGTTGGACCGGGATGAGGACCTTCGTGCGGCGACGCTGGCGGAGACGCGGCTGGCGGAGAACGCCGTGGACCGCAAGGACCCGGCGCAGGCGGCCCGCTGGCTGGGACAGGCGCTGGAGCACGCTGATGCCCTGATGGCTCGCACCCATGCGCCGGTCGATGTCAGCCAGTTGGACGTGCTCGGGTTCGCGGCCCGGTTGCAGGTGGCGGGGGACGCGCGGCTGCCGTTCGACGTGGACCGGCGGGTGGAACAGGCGCGGCGCACCCTCGTGGAGCAGAAGGATCCGTCCTGGCGCTCCTATCTGGCGTGGTTCGAAACCTATCTGGCGCTGGGTGTGAATCCATCAGCGGAGGTCAGAGACGCGGTGCTCCTGCCCCCACGGCCTTGAGGTGGGCTGGGGGCGTCTGGCTGGAGATCCACGTCCAGGGTGTGGGAACTTCCACCCCATGGCCCTGCCCAAGACCCGCTTCATCGAGACCACCCTGCGTTCGCCGCTGCTGCAGTTGCCCGTTCGCTCCGTGGTCTTCGAGTTGGATGCAGCGCGTGTGCTGTATTCGCCGGCGTCGGTGCTCACCCCCGAGCAGCTTCGGGATGCCGGTGCCATCACCGACCTCGTGGCCCCGAGCCTGATGCACACCGCGGGCATGAAGGCGGCGGCGGCGGCGCACCCGAGCGCGCGGCTCTGGGGGCCGGTGGGCGTGCGGGAGAAGCACCCCGACCTGTCCTGGCACGGAATCCTCGGCGTCGACCCCTGGCCCTTCGAGGCGGAGCTGGCGCTCATTCCGCTCCCGGGAATGCCGAAGATGAACGAGAGCCTGTTCCTGCACCACGCCTCGAAGGCGCTCTTCGTGACGGACATGGCCTTCAACGTCTTGGAGCCCAAGGGCCTCGCCGCCTGGATGTTCTATGGGTCCTTCGGCATCTACCGGCGGTTCGCCGTCAGCCGGCTGTTCCTGAGGTTCGCCAAGGACCGGCCCGCGTTCGAGGCCACGCTCGCGAAGGTCGCCGGGCTCGACTTCCAGCACGTGGTGCCCTCTCACGGCGAGCCGGTGCTCGACGATGGGAAGGCCCGGCTGATCGCCGCGTTCCGCGAACGCGGGCTGATCAAATAACCGCCGTGGGAACGACAGCCCCTGGGCCTGATCCAGGCCGGTCTCGTACCGGGGCGCGACTGCTTCACACCCGCGCGAGCGCCTACGCTGGGCGGTTCCACCGGGCGCGGCTTCCCATCCGGGCCGCGCTCCTCGACAGGAGCCCCGTGCCATGGTCCTCGAGCCTCGCGTCCTCCGTGCCGTCCTCATCGGAT
This region of Corallococcus silvisoli genomic DNA includes:
- a CDS encoding PD40 domain-containing protein, with product MLTLRGRWFITLAVLLASGAQAQDDEIDGGVIAPTRLTVGVGDQFLGQLGPDGNTLFFVSNRNIATEIYSQDVEQGRERRLFDEGADVTWPRVSPDGKHLLYISFRNQASGQLCVRDLPGAEERRCLEEETSALQAEWMDASHIALVSRATIQGDLRLSRVTVGREWSVSPLLERNLTSPTLSPDGRWLVYVPVERSVQQVGPGFAARAAPHLEAIRVDRPDAVPVPLALDLPGQTGQPVFARDGRSLYVVQFFTDSNADGVIDASDSGVLFRVPFATEQDDAPERAAASSPDQLTSEGWNCEYPAPAATTLLATCARDRSLDVYQLPLDGQVPSDWDVPRLNEELGMVGKRADQLLLYRQRLLRETRPKPRRLLMMRLSQLHLAFEDFDAADFYARHMTAVDDPATAGLSEPLRILIAHRRDMKERERGRMLDELSEAEEQRMAALDPAKAPSPPSAVFRHVVRSELAEADGDFTRARQELEAAQVTDTTPRAVLEAWFERADGLYRKLDDREALVEAGRRLSTNKVFRDDDQLDFARAAVRALYRGRTYAEADAAMAQALAAAPAGSAYAFALELGRHVNALHEERPPRPVRDALIAFYRQQTDPLRRRALVQDAVERAAGLGADGVLEALATVYVEDAPAGTEERRRAERLFRRAMMGRAYRRMGRQRWEEARADFDLVTRRTGSLESAVESMSLRLRAGVSPEVVEKEVTTTSAKMAGPLAHFVKAYVIARQLPKLEDDRAHAQAVAAAVKELRAAWPELKNQRAVRALYGAIQHEDFLRGHDPAAAERANRHYMVALDLVRNNVRYKAMVLGALGLLHTQVGNFHIALGYLDQRDKLPYVENGAGLAVSLARARALLHVGREAEAAQAADQALAMVDATPKQARFLPLALDRAALSNLAAGRFERALTLYDRELPAVEASPRDAEGLRNRLVVRLARCAAALGAGQPQRALEDLDQVDRDLGTPAVRATLTWARATPEHVQRAYRIIAAGLRANAEARLGRLDAAARALEQRRALFLEQFDALDRDEDLRAATLAETRLAENAVDRKDPAQAARWLGQALEHADALMARTHAPVDVSQLDVLGFAARLQVAGDARLPFDVDRRVEQARRTLVEQKDPSWRSYLAWFETYLALGVNPSAEVRDAVLLPPRP